Proteins found in one Solitalea lacus genomic segment:
- a CDS encoding TonB-dependent receptor domain-containing protein gives MKKVLLFSLFSLLAAIGYAQMPGGAAKGSGKVSGVVLDSVNQKPVEFATIALLRWADSKSVNGGLTDEKGSFKLIGIANGEYKLVVSFIGYHASSTKKIVVSDANNDLKLGKVLLRAEGKQLNEVTVVGQKALVENKIDKMVYNAEKDVTSKGGDAGDVLRKVPMVSVDMDGNVELRGSSNVRVLINGKPSTIVSNNVADAMKMIPADQIKNVEVITSPSAKYDAEGSAGIINIVTKKTDVAGVTGNISLNVGTRFNRGNGNINFKRGKLGFNSGFSGMYLIPQNGANTFTRTDYSDASNIKYSNQNGTGKSDRKGGSVNFGVDYEINKTNNITSSIKVNNWGNGTGAMVLATQSNSVEGVQQAFNRNSINNSGRTGIDWTTDYRKTFKKPQQELGLSFQLSKDKNQTDYESIYDGVVNFPDSAERSFNDGANRELTLQADYAHPISKKLLLETGAKSILRDITSNSIYEVLSPLEGYLPVVNRSNQFDYAQNVFAGYASFALTLEKGYAIKAGGRFERTEISGSFVSSELNSINNGYNTFIPSVTLAKTFKDLSSLKLSYSQRIQRPGLRFLNPFVDATDPQNISFGNPYLSPEKTNSFELGYSKFMGKTSVNASVYYKNTFDIIESVVGPVPGRSEIYGTTYMNIAGSSSVGVNLFGSVQLGQYFTLRGNANVYTYNVDDSNIKTTYSNSSVLYSINGNASWNLPQNFAIEMFGMFNSPRRTIQGQNPSFSMFNIGFKKEFMEKRASLGLNLSNPFSKNREFISKINGNGFDQYSERQVPFRSIGVSLSYRFGKMDFGQGSSGGQRKGKGQGGKKNGINNDDIKQEEDSQGGGGGMSN, from the coding sequence ATGAAGAAAGTTTTACTATTTAGTTTATTCAGCTTGCTTGCAGCAATTGGTTATGCGCAAATGCCTGGAGGGGCGGCAAAAGGAAGCGGCAAAGTGAGTGGAGTTGTTCTTGATTCGGTAAATCAAAAACCGGTCGAGTTTGCCACAATAGCATTATTGCGCTGGGCTGACTCTAAATCGGTGAACGGAGGATTAACTGATGAAAAAGGTTCGTTTAAACTAATTGGAATAGCTAACGGCGAATATAAACTCGTTGTTTCATTTATAGGTTATCACGCTTCTTCAACAAAGAAAATTGTTGTTTCCGATGCTAATAATGATTTGAAACTTGGTAAAGTTTTGCTTAGGGCAGAAGGCAAACAATTAAACGAAGTTACCGTGGTGGGCCAAAAAGCTTTAGTGGAGAATAAGATAGATAAAATGGTTTACAATGCCGAAAAGGATGTGACATCTAAAGGTGGTGATGCGGGAGACGTTTTGCGTAAAGTGCCAATGGTTAGTGTTGATATGGACGGTAACGTAGAGCTACGCGGAAGTTCAAATGTACGGGTATTAATAAATGGAAAACCTTCAACTATCGTAAGTAATAATGTGGCTGATGCCATGAAAATGATTCCTGCCGACCAGATAAAAAATGTTGAGGTTATTACTAGCCCGTCGGCCAAGTACGATGCCGAAGGATCTGCTGGTATCATCAACATTGTGACCAAGAAAACTGACGTTGCCGGCGTTACAGGTAATATCAGCTTAAATGTGGGTACACGATTTAATCGAGGTAATGGTAATATCAACTTTAAAAGAGGGAAGTTGGGCTTTAATTCGGGCTTTAGTGGAATGTATTTAATTCCACAAAACGGAGCAAATACTTTTACTCGTACTGATTATTCAGATGCCAGTAATATTAAATACAGCAACCAAAATGGAACCGGAAAAAGCGATCGTAAAGGAGGAAGTGTGAACTTTGGGGTTGATTATGAGATTAATAAAACCAATAACATTACCAGCAGTATAAAAGTTAATAATTGGGGAAACGGGACAGGCGCGATGGTTTTGGCGACTCAATCAAATTCAGTTGAAGGGGTTCAGCAAGCATTTAATCGTAATTCAATTAATAATTCTGGGCGAACTGGTATTGATTGGACTACCGATTATAGAAAAACATTTAAAAAACCTCAACAAGAATTAGGTTTAAGTTTTCAGTTGAGCAAGGATAAAAACCAAACAGATTACGAGTCAATATATGATGGAGTAGTGAACTTTCCTGATAGTGCTGAACGTAGTTTCAATGATGGAGCTAACCGTGAGTTAACCTTACAAGCTGACTATGCTCATCCTATTTCAAAAAAGTTGCTGCTTGAAACCGGGGCTAAATCAATTTTGCGGGACATTACAAGTAATTCGATTTACGAAGTTTTATCTCCATTGGAAGGATACCTGCCTGTTGTGAATCGTTCAAACCAGTTTGACTACGCTCAAAATGTATTTGCAGGATATGCTTCTTTTGCCTTGACATTAGAAAAGGGATACGCTATCAAAGCCGGAGGTCGTTTTGAACGCACTGAAATTAGTGGAAGCTTTGTTTCAAGTGAACTCAATAGCATAAACAACGGTTATAATACCTTTATCCCGAGTGTAACTTTAGCAAAAACATTTAAGGATTTATCTTCATTAAAATTAAGTTATAGCCAACGTATTCAGCGTCCGGGCTTACGTTTCCTGAATCCGTTTGTAGATGCTACCGATCCGCAAAACATTTCATTTGGTAACCCATATTTATCGCCAGAAAAAACTAATTCATTTGAGTTAGGGTATTCTAAGTTTATGGGCAAAACATCTGTCAATGCTTCAGTTTATTACAAAAATACTTTTGATATAATTGAAAGTGTGGTAGGGCCTGTTCCTGGCAGGAGTGAAATTTATGGAACAACGTATATGAATATTGCAGGTAGCTCTTCTGTAGGGGTGAATCTTTTTGGATCGGTTCAGTTAGGACAATATTTTACCTTGAGGGGTAATGCCAATGTTTATACTTACAATGTTGATGATTCAAATATTAAGACTACTTACAGTAATAGCAGTGTGTTGTATAGTATTAACGGAAATGCATCATGGAATTTACCTCAAAATTTTGCAATTGAAATGTTCGGGATGTTCAATTCTCCGCGCCGTACCATTCAAGGACAAAATCCATCATTCTCTATGTTTAATATTGGATTTAAGAAAGAGTTCATGGAGAAACGCGCAAGCTTAGGGTTGAATCTATCAAATCCATTCAGTAAAAACCGTGAGTTTATCAGTAAAATAAATGGTAATGGTTTTGATCAATACAGTGAGCGTCAGGTTCCGTTCCGTTCAATTGGGGTATCACTTAGCTACCGTTTTGGGAAAATGGATTTTGGACAGGGTAGTAGCGGCGGCCAGCGTAAAGGTAAAGGCCAGGGTGGAAAAAAGAATGGAATCAATAACGATGATATAAAACAAGAAGAAGATTCTCAGGGCGGTGGCGGCGGAATGAGTAATTAA
- a CDS encoding TetR/AcrR family transcriptional regulator, with protein MRTRDEHKELTIRQKAIELIAKNGLEGFSMQKLAKAAGVSPATLYIYYKDKEDLVVSLSMEVFNKMQVYSLSNFSAEMSFEEGMKVQWKNRAAFFLENPFDVQFIEHLRYSPVFSKVSDLIKSGFKETMSRFVQNAIERNELVKLPFEVYWSMAFAPLFQLMKFHSQGKSYASKKFELNEELMNQTLQLVLKGLKP; from the coding sequence ATGAGAACACGAGACGAGCATAAAGAGTTGACCATACGTCAAAAAGCTATTGAACTGATCGCAAAGAATGGATTGGAAGGTTTCAGTATGCAAAAACTGGCTAAGGCTGCCGGAGTGTCTCCCGCAACACTTTATATTTATTACAAAGACAAAGAAGATCTTGTTGTAAGTTTAAGTATGGAGGTTTTTAACAAAATGCAAGTCTACAGCCTAAGCAATTTTTCTGCTGAAATGAGTTTTGAAGAAGGAATGAAGGTTCAGTGGAAAAACAGAGCCGCATTTTTTTTAGAAAACCCATTTGATGTTCAGTTTATTGAACATTTAAGATACTCTCCGGTTTTCAGTAAAGTTTCCGACTTAATTAAATCGGGCTTTAAAGAAACCATGAGCCGCTTTGTTCAGAATGCAATAGAAAGGAACGAACTTGTAAAACTCCCCTTTGAAGTGTATTGGTCAATGGCTTTTGCCCCTTTGTTTCAGCTAATGAAGTTTCACTCCCAAGGCAAGAGTTATGCTTCAAAAAAATTTGAGCTGAATGAAGAATTAATGAACCAAACGCTTCAATTAGTGTTAAAAGGACTAAAACCATAA
- a CDS encoding MFS transporter, translating into MTTQQHIKEKVFSSYQVFIIAILAILQFTIILDFMVLSPLGAILMKELNVSTRQFGLVVSAYAFSAGAAGLLAAGFADKFDRKKLLLFFYTGFIIGTAFCAVAPNFHFLLIARIITGLFGGVIGSISFAIITDLFKLEVRGRVMGYVQMAFAVSQVLGIPVGLLLANKFGWHSPFWMIAGFGAILGMLILIYMRPVNEHLKVQHDRSAFKHLAATISKPNYIRAFLGTTLLATGGFMLMPFGSAFGIHNMGLTMEQLPILYGVTGVFSMLFGPITGKLSDKIGKYKMFVAGSIISIIMVAIYTNLETTPLWLVILINVILFVGISSRMIAASALMTAVPQIQDRGAFMSINAAVQQISGGIAAYVASLIVVETSSGKLNHYDTLGYVVIAAMIVAAFLMFWINKYVTHQSKQDKEIKVDLHSEIPVEA; encoded by the coding sequence ATGACAACACAGCAACACATAAAAGAAAAAGTATTTTCCAGTTACCAAGTATTCATTATCGCCATACTTGCAATTCTACAATTCACCATCATTCTCGATTTCATGGTTTTATCTCCTTTAGGGGCTATTTTAATGAAAGAACTGAATGTAAGCACCCGACAATTTGGCTTAGTAGTATCTGCTTATGCCTTTAGTGCAGGAGCTGCAGGCCTGTTGGCCGCAGGTTTTGCTGATAAATTTGACCGTAAAAAGCTTCTATTATTCTTTTACACTGGTTTTATTATAGGAACCGCTTTTTGTGCAGTGGCTCCAAATTTTCACTTTCTATTAATTGCTCGTATTATAACAGGTTTGTTTGGAGGCGTGATTGGCTCAATAAGCTTTGCAATTATTACAGATTTGTTTAAACTGGAAGTCCGTGGCCGCGTTATGGGTTATGTGCAAATGGCATTTGCAGTTAGTCAGGTGCTGGGCATTCCTGTTGGCCTGTTACTGGCCAACAAATTTGGGTGGCATTCACCTTTTTGGATGATTGCTGGCTTCGGAGCCATTTTAGGTATGCTTATCCTAATTTATATGCGTCCGGTAAATGAACACCTTAAAGTACAGCACGATCGCAGTGCCTTTAAGCACTTGGCAGCAACAATTTCAAAACCAAATTATATCAGAGCATTTTTAGGAACCACGTTATTGGCAACAGGCGGTTTTATGCTAATGCCCTTTGGAAGCGCATTTGGTATACACAATATGGGACTAACAATGGAACAGTTACCTATATTGTATGGCGTAACCGGTGTATTTTCAATGCTTTTCGGACCAATTACAGGTAAACTGAGTGATAAGATTGGTAAGTATAAAATGTTTGTGGCAGGCTCAATCATAAGCATTATAATGGTGGCCATATACACCAACTTAGAAACAACTCCGCTTTGGCTAGTCATTCTTATAAATGTTATTCTTTTTGTCGGCATTTCATCTCGAATGATTGCAGCCTCTGCGTTAATGACGGCGGTTCCGCAAATTCAGGATCGAGGTGCTTTTATGAGTATCAACGCTGCCGTGCAACAAATTTCAGGAGGAATTGCCGCTTATGTTGCCTCGTTAATTGTGGTTGAAACTTCATCGGGCAAACTAAACCATTACGACACGCTAGGCTATGTGGTTATTGCTGCCATGATTGTAGCAGCTTTCCTAATGTTTTGGATAAACAAATATGTTACGCACCAATCCAAACAGGATAAAGAAATAAAAGTTGACTTACACTCCGAAATTCCAGTAGAAGCATAG